A portion of the Esox lucius isolate fEsoLuc1 chromosome 20, fEsoLuc1.pri, whole genome shotgun sequence genome contains these proteins:
- the tmem237a gene encoding transmembrane protein 237A isoform X2 produces MPIPKSTKKKKSKKEASDVEDVEGSPPEPGTEMEGLATRRPSGSTPLTPEPQEIPPQKRKKKKKAHTQDLEDPELVNGEGVEQHSDGEEPGVTRTKTRRKKKSKIDRHCSNDLGVEDDDILSGQHPALRQHSMFSAPLGHSQPIGKVFVERNRRFQPTEPSKHCTHLSDNMEDYMEVRPLWTTRDVALRVHSGFRVLGLFTHGFLAGYAVWNTVVVYVLAGEQFTTLPNLLQQYHPLAYPAQSLLYLLLAISTVSAFDRVNLAKASMALRGFLTLDPAALASFLYFTALILSLSQQMTSDRINLYPTANETLWPPGSEHQILQPWIVVNLVIALLVGLAWAFVSTRPEMDYTEEFLMAMEVEDRYPRHEEKLDLPA; encoded by the exons ATGCCAATCCCCAAATCCACCAAGAAAAAGAAATCTAAGAAAGAGGCCAGTGATGTCGAGGACGTAGAAG GCAGCCCACCAGAGCCCGGTACCGAGATGGAGGGCCTGGCCACCCGAAGGCCCTCGGGGAGTACCCCTCTGACTCCAGAACCACAGGAGATCCCACcacagaagaggaagaagaaaaagaaggcCCACACACAAG ACCTGGAGGATCCAGAGTTGGTGAATGGGGAGGGAGTGGAGCAGCACTCCGATGGAGAGGAACCTGGAGTCACCCGGACCAAAACCAGGAGGAAGAA GAAGTCCAAGATTGACAGGCATTGCTCCAATGACCTGGGAGTGGAGGACGATGACATATTATCCGGTCAGCACCCAGCTCTCCGCCAGCATTCCATGTTCTCTGCCCCTCTGGGCCACAGCCAGCCAATAGGCAAGGTGTTCGTGGAGAGAAACC GGCGGTTCCAGCCGACGGAGCCGTCGAAGCACTGTACACACCTTTCTGACAACATGGAGGACTACATGGAGGTACGGCCCCTCTGGACCACCAGGGATGTGGCCCTCAGAGTGCACAGTGGATTCAG gGTGCTAGGTCTGTTCACCCATGGCTTCCTGGCTGGCTACGCGGTGTGGAACACAGTGGTGGTGTACGTGTTAGCTGGGGAACAGTTCACCACCCTCCCCAACCTGCTCCAGCAGTACCACCCCCTGGCCTATCCTGCCCAGTCACTGCTCTACCTGCTGCTGGCCATCAGCACAGTGTCTGCCTTTGACAG AGTGAACCTGGCCAAAGCCTCCATGGCTCTAAGAGGGTTTCTGACCCTGGATCCAGCCGCATTGGCCTCCTTCT TGTATTTCACAGCCCTCATCCTGTCTCTGAGTCAGCAGATGACCAGTGATCGGATCAACCTGTACCCCACAGCCAACGAGACCCTGTG GCCGCCGGGTTCAGAGCACCAGATCCTTCAGCCTTGGATAGTGGTCAACCTGGTCATAGCTCTGTTGGTGGGCCTGGCCTGGGCCTTCGTCTCCACACGGCCAGAAATGGATTACACTGAGG AATTCCTGATGGCGATGGAAGTGGAAGACCGATACCCAAGACATGAAGAGAAACTAGATCTTCCCgcctga
- the tmem237a gene encoding transmembrane protein 237A isoform X1, translating into MKRPERMMKRPERKRPERMMKRRQDKADVMPIPKSTKKKKSKKEASDVEDVEGSPPEPGTEMEGLATRRPSGSTPLTPEPQEIPPQKRKKKKKAHTQDLEDPELVNGEGVEQHSDGEEPGVTRTKTRRKKKSKIDRHCSNDLGVEDDDILSGQHPALRQHSMFSAPLGHSQPIGKVFVERNRRFQPTEPSKHCTHLSDNMEDYMEVRPLWTTRDVALRVHSGFRVLGLFTHGFLAGYAVWNTVVVYVLAGEQFTTLPNLLQQYHPLAYPAQSLLYLLLAISTVSAFDRVNLAKASMALRGFLTLDPAALASFLYFTALILSLSQQMTSDRINLYPTANETLWPPGSEHQILQPWIVVNLVIALLVGLAWAFVSTRPEMDYTEEFLMAMEVEDRYPRHEEKLDLPA; encoded by the exons ATGAAGAGACCGGAGAGAATGATGAAGAGACCGGAGAGGAAGAGACCAGAGAGGATGATGAAGAGGCG TCAAGACAAAGCTG ACGTGATGCCAATCCCCAAATCCACCAAGAAAAAGAAATCTAAGAAAGAGGCCAGTGATGTCGAGGACGTAGAAG GCAGCCCACCAGAGCCCGGTACCGAGATGGAGGGCCTGGCCACCCGAAGGCCCTCGGGGAGTACCCCTCTGACTCCAGAACCACAGGAGATCCCACcacagaagaggaagaagaaaaagaaggcCCACACACAAG ACCTGGAGGATCCAGAGTTGGTGAATGGGGAGGGAGTGGAGCAGCACTCCGATGGAGAGGAACCTGGAGTCACCCGGACCAAAACCAGGAGGAAGAA GAAGTCCAAGATTGACAGGCATTGCTCCAATGACCTGGGAGTGGAGGACGATGACATATTATCCGGTCAGCACCCAGCTCTCCGCCAGCATTCCATGTTCTCTGCCCCTCTGGGCCACAGCCAGCCAATAGGCAAGGTGTTCGTGGAGAGAAACC GGCGGTTCCAGCCGACGGAGCCGTCGAAGCACTGTACACACCTTTCTGACAACATGGAGGACTACATGGAGGTACGGCCCCTCTGGACCACCAGGGATGTGGCCCTCAGAGTGCACAGTGGATTCAG gGTGCTAGGTCTGTTCACCCATGGCTTCCTGGCTGGCTACGCGGTGTGGAACACAGTGGTGGTGTACGTGTTAGCTGGGGAACAGTTCACCACCCTCCCCAACCTGCTCCAGCAGTACCACCCCCTGGCCTATCCTGCCCAGTCACTGCTCTACCTGCTGCTGGCCATCAGCACAGTGTCTGCCTTTGACAG AGTGAACCTGGCCAAAGCCTCCATGGCTCTAAGAGGGTTTCTGACCCTGGATCCAGCCGCATTGGCCTCCTTCT TGTATTTCACAGCCCTCATCCTGTCTCTGAGTCAGCAGATGACCAGTGATCGGATCAACCTGTACCCCACAGCCAACGAGACCCTGTG GCCGCCGGGTTCAGAGCACCAGATCCTTCAGCCTTGGATAGTGGTCAACCTGGTCATAGCTCTGTTGGTGGGCCTGGCCTGGGCCTTCGTCTCCACACGGCCAGAAATGGATTACACTGAGG AATTCCTGATGGCGATGGAAGTGGAAGACCGATACCCAAGACATGAAGAGAAACTAGATCTTCCCgcctga
- the LOC109614745 gene encoding flocculation protein FLO11 encodes MFNFSMRPDKEADNDGHIPGASEDGETTGLTKLLSIVAEEVRLAIHRDIAGADRLHHLLTAPWLLSLLKVYESLLEIRRLPPSPHTPQAFGVTSEILLDIRAIPAPLPESRELYRLLKSPHLQALLSAHDSVAQTEYEPLLPPLSENLPEDEEIMRSVCLGKNKQLNGGGGSTGRFFRSRWNSLRRLTLEKLVPWRRAWSEERLATPVRAMDCDASAGLLCPPRRGQSRPLPLYQSTGSQPRPLYQSTGSRPRPLYQSTGSRPLPLYQSTGSGPLPLYQSTGSRPLPLYQSTGSRPLPHYQSTGSRPLPLYGSTGSGSPCCQSSNLWERRLNQSAPSVCSPVCTADISPKYQQGLCRDDNRKYILGMGNYPSAHWREPLPTFSLTTPNSPVCHLPKTPTPDVSCGLRAQTAPSSPMAPCRQRPSSQSGPTQGPSLDQTEQQSLEELRSPVPVVASGLDNSQSDMHDLGQKMVAATELISESVEENALALNLLSEVVDKLQGLIIAAQSPKTPSFPSPPPPPPKTLLQGNIFPSPPPSCFFSSSCSSSSSSLSSSSLSASLNGHKTSSAVGQNGSCKSRKSFSALGQNGSCCRPGTINGSPQRPAGRKAQSYHSKGFSRSGSRPKKSLRSEEDQYSTRYLLSKKKTKKTK; translated from the exons atgttcAACTTCAGCATGAGGCCCGATAAAGAGGCAGACAACGACGGACACATACCAGGTGCTTCTGAGGACGGTGAGACAACAG GTCTGACCAAGTTGCTGTCCATTGtggcagaggaggtgaggttggcGATCCACAGGGACATCGCTGGGGCTGATcgcctccaccacctcctcacGGCCCCCTGGTTACTTTCCCTACTAAAG GTGTATGAGTCCCTCCTGGAGATCAGAAGGCTCCCCCCAAGCCCCCACACACCTCAGGCCTTTGGTGTCACCAGCGAG ATCCTGTTGGACATCAGGGCCATCCCAGCCCCATTGCCAGAGTCCAGAGAGCTCTACAGGCTCCTGAAGTCTCCACACCTACAG GCCCTCCTATCAGCCCACGACTCTGTGGCCCAGACGGAATATGAGCCGCTTCTCCCTCCGCTTTCTGAGAACCTACCAGAGGACGAGGAGATCATGAGGAGTGTCTGTCTGGGCAAGAACAAACAGCTG AATGGGGGTGGAGGTTCCACAGGAAGGTTTTTCAGGAGTCGTTGGAACAGCCTGCGTCGCCTGACCCTGGAGAAGTTGGTCCCTTGGAGGAGGGCTTGGTCAGAGGAAAGGCTTGCTACGCCTGTTAGGGCAATGGACTGCGATGCATCTGCTGGGCTGCTGTGCCCACCCCGGCGTGGTCAATCCAGGCCCCTCCCACTCTACCAGTCCACTGGGTCTCAGCCCCGCCCACTCTACCAGTCCACTGGGTCTCGGCCCCGCCCACTCTACCAGTCCACTGGGTCTCGGCCCCTCCCACTCTACCAGTCCACTGGGTCTgggcccctccctctctaccagTCCACTGGGTCTcggcccctccctctctaccagTCCACTGGGTCTCGGCCCCTCCCACACTACCAGTCCACTGGGTCACGGCCACTCCCACTCTATGGATCTACTGGCAGCGGCAGCCCATGTTGTCAGTCAAGTAACCTTTGGGAAAGAAGGCTGAACCAATCTGCTCCTTCTGTGTGTAGCCCTGTATGCACTGCTG ATATCTCACCAAAGTACCAACAAGGACTATGCAGAGATGACAACAGGAAGTACATTTTAGGAATGGGGAACTACCCTTCCGCCCACTGGAGGGAACCGCTCCCAACCTTCAGCCTCACCACCCCCAATTCCCCTGTTTGTCATTTGCCAAAGACCCCAACCCCTGATGTCAGCTGCGGCCTCCGGGCCCAGACAGCTCCCTCCAGCCCAATGGCCCCGTGCCGACAGAGGCCAAGCTCCCAGAGCGGACCGACCCAGGGCCCCTCTCTGGATCAGACCGAGCAGCAAAGCCTGGAAGAGCTGAGGAGCCCTGTCCCTGTGGtggccagtggtttagacaacAGTCAAAGTGACATGCATGACCTCGGCCAGAAAATGGTGGCAGCAACAGAGCTGATTTCGGAGAGCGTGGAGGAGAATGCCCTGGCTCTCAATTTGTTATCCGAAGTCGTTGATAAACTGCAAGGACTCATAATTGCCGCCCAGTCCCCCAAGACGCCTTCATTTccatctcctccacctccacctccaaaAACTCTTCTACAAGGCAACATtttcccatctcctcctcctagCTGTTTTTTCTCCTCatcctgctcctcctcttcctcctcattgtcttcctcctctctctctgcatctctcaaTGGCCACAAGACGTCCTCGGCCGTGGGTCAGAATGGCAGCTGTAAAAGCAGGAAGTCGTTCTCTGCCCTGGGACAAAATGGCAGCTGTTGTAGGCCGGGGACAATAAATGGTTCTCCTCAGAGACCTGCTGGTAGAAAGGCTCAGTCTTATCACTCCAAGGGGTTCTCCAGGTCAGGTTCAAGACCAAAGAAATCCCTGAGATCAGAGGAGGACCAGTATAGCACAAGATACCTTTTGAGTAAAAAGAAGACAAAGAAGACAAAGTAG